Genomic window (uncultured Desulfovibrio sp.):
CGATGGACATGGCTATACCTCCTGCCGGGGCTTGAGGCCGAGGGTCTGCTTGCGCTTGCACTGGGGGCAGGTTTCAAACTGCCGACGCTGGTCGGGGTCTTCTTCTGTAACGCCGTCAGCCTGCATGGTCAGGGCCAGCGCGTAGTCCACCTCTTTTTGCGGGGCAAAGGGGGTGCCGCACTGGCGGCAGTGGCACAGGCTGAAGGTGCAGCGTTCATAAAGGTCGTCTTTGCGCATGACGGCAAGTTCAAACTCCTGCGAGAGGCGCAAGGCCCTGGTGGGGCAAACCTCTTCGCAACGGCCGCAAAAGATGCAGCGTCCGGCGCAGAATTGCCAGGTGCGCACGCCCTTTTCCAGATCGGTTTCGATGGTCAGGGCATTGGGCGGGCAGGCGATGGCGCAGGCCGCACAGGCAATGCAGCGCTTGGGATCATATTCCGGCTTGCCACGGAATGTGGGCGTGAATTCGGCAGGCGCGAAGGGGTACTTGATCGTTACCTCGCCTGCATCACGGACTATTTTGAGTAATTTCAGCATGACAGCGCCTCCTCAAGCATGTTGCGCATGTGCATGGCCGCCGCAGCGGTGCAACCTCGGGCCGCCCATATGACGGGGGCCGTACTGCGCTGCCGCGCGCGGTTCTGGTGAATGTTCGTGGTTTTCATACGCGTTGCCACATGCTTCAGGGCAGAGGTGAATGTTTGCGGTCAATGCCGTACTGCTCAAAGTCTTGATACGACACGGTCTTGGCCTTCTTTTTGCGCACATCCACAAGGGTGACGCGGTCTGTGCAGGAATAGCAGGGGTCAAGGCTGCCGATGATGAGGGCGGCGTCCGAAACCGTATTGCCTCGCAGGGCGTAGCGCAGCACCGGCCAGTTGGCGTAGGTGGCCGCGCGGCAGCGCCAGCGGAAGATCTTCTGGTTGTTGCCGGTCATGCTCCAGTGCACGTCTTCGCCGCGCGGGGCCTCGGTAAAGCCCAGAGCGAACTTGTGGGGCGTGTAAGTGAAGCCTTCAGTCAGCACCGGGCCGCCGGGCATGTTGTCCAGCACGTAGCGGCACTGGGCGATTGAGTCGAACACTTCTTTTACCCGCACAAGCGCGCGGGAAAAGATGTCGCAACCGTCAAAGGAGAAGACGTTGACGGGAATATGGGCGTAGCCTTCAAAGGGATGATCGGCGCGCACATCGCGGGCAAAGCCGCTGCCGCGAATCATGGGGCCAACGGGGCTGTAGTCGCGGGCCACCTTGCGGTCGAGAATGCCCACACCCTTGGTGCGCTGTTCAAAGTTGGTGGTGCTGAGGAGCATGTCCACCAGCTCGGCCACTTCTTTTTCAATGGAATTGAGCAGGGCAGTGGTGGTTTTGCGCGCATCGGCCAGAATATCGTTGCGGATGCCGCCGATAAGGTTGAGCCCGTATGTCTTGCGCGATCCGGTGAGCAGCTCGGCGATGGTCATGGATTTTTCGCGCACGCGGAAGAACTGCTGGAAGCCAGAGTCAAAACCCGTAAAGTGGCAGACAAGGCCGAGGTTCAGCAGATGGCTGTGCAGGCGTTCCGCCTCCAGCAACAGGGTGCGTATCCAGCGGGCGCGCATGGGCACGTTGATGTCCAGGGCGTTTTCCACCGAGTTGGCGTAGGCGATGCTGTGGGCATAGCCGCAGATGCCGCACACGCGTTCGGCCAGAAAGGTGATTTCGTGGTAGCCCATGCGTACTTCCGCAGCTTTTTCCATGCCACGGTGCACATAGAACATGCGGTAGTCGGCATCCACCACGTTTTCGCCGTCAACGAACAGGCGGAAGTGCCCGGGTTCGTCAGAAGTGACGTGCATGGGGCCAACGGGCAGGATGCGGTCTTTCTCGCTGCCCAGCTCGTTGATGAAGTCGTAGGTTTCCGTGTCTGTGGTGGGCGCGGGGCGCTGGCGGTAGTCCATGCAGTCCTTGCGCAGGGGATGCAGGTTGTCCGGCCAGTCATCGGGCAGCACCAGCCGGCGCGCATCGGGCAGGCCCACAGGGGTAAGCCCGTACATGTCGCGGATTTCGCGCTCGCCCCACACGGCGGCGGGCACCCTGGCCGTGACGGAAGGGAATTCCTGCCGGTCAGCGTCCACAAAGGCGCGCACAACTATCCAGCATTTTTCGCCTTCTTCCATGGAAAGGGCGTAGTAGATGGCAAAGCTGCCGTTGAGCGTGCGTTCGTCGTTGCCAAAAACCACCGGCAGCCAGCCGCCCTGATCGTAATAAAGGTAGGAAACAACATCGGGCAGAGCCTCCAGCTTGACCGTGATGGTGAGCTGGTTGCTGGTTTGCCGTTCTTCATCAAGAACAGCATAGGGAAAGCGCTGCCGCACGTTTGCCACATACCCGGCGCCGCGATTGCCGCTGGCGGGGTGTTGGGTCTGTTCCGTGGTCGTGCTCACGTTATATCTCCTGACGGGAAGAAGTTTGCTTTGCGTCTTCGGCTTCCGCTGCATCCGCCGTATCGTGGGATGCGGCGCGTACCATGTCGCGCAGGGCGGGCTGCACCTGGGCTGTGGCGGTATTTTTATCCAGCACGATGCTGGTGGCTGCGTTGAGCATGTTCACCACAGGGGCGGGCGTGCAGGTGCCCATAACAAGCAGCAGGCCCAGCAGCACAGCGGCGGGGATGAGGGTCATGCTGCCCTGTTCGCCTTTTGCGATGGATTTCGGCGCC
Coding sequences:
- a CDS encoding formate hydrogenlyase complex iron-sulfur subunit yields the protein MLKLLKIVRDAGEVTIKYPFAPAEFTPTFRGKPEYDPKRCIACAACAIACPPNALTIETDLEKGVRTWQFCAGRCIFCGRCEEVCPTRALRLSQEFELAVMRKDDLYERCTFSLCHCRQCGTPFAPQKEVDYALALTMQADGVTEEDPDQRRQFETCPQCKRKQTLGLKPRQEV
- a CDS encoding NADH-quinone oxidoreductase subunit C, which produces MSTTTEQTQHPASGNRGAGYVANVRQRFPYAVLDEERQTSNQLTITVKLEALPDVVSYLYYDQGGWLPVVFGNDERTLNGSFAIYYALSMEEGEKCWIVVRAFVDADRQEFPSVTARVPAAVWGEREIRDMYGLTPVGLPDARRLVLPDDWPDNLHPLRKDCMDYRQRPAPTTDTETYDFINELGSEKDRILPVGPMHVTSDEPGHFRLFVDGENVVDADYRMFYVHRGMEKAAEVRMGYHEITFLAERVCGICGYAHSIAYANSVENALDINVPMRARWIRTLLLEAERLHSHLLNLGLVCHFTGFDSGFQQFFRVREKSMTIAELLTGSRKTYGLNLIGGIRNDILADARKTTTALLNSIEKEVAELVDMLLSTTNFEQRTKGVGILDRKVARDYSPVGPMIRGSGFARDVRADHPFEGYAHIPVNVFSFDGCDIFSRALVRVKEVFDSIAQCRYVLDNMPGGPVLTEGFTYTPHKFALGFTEAPRGEDVHWSMTGNNQKIFRWRCRAATYANWPVLRYALRGNTVSDAALIIGSLDPCYSCTDRVTLVDVRKKKAKTVSYQDFEQYGIDRKHSPLP